In Hallerella succinigenes, the following are encoded in one genomic region:
- a CDS encoding ATP-binding protein translates to MIFKRKMYATMLQWKNKRPGKTALLLKGARRVGKSTLVEEFAKREYKSYILVDFSRKSKEIDDLFSNMMDLDFFFLRLQNIFGVSLHKRESVIIFDEVQMQPLARQAIKHLVKDGRYDYIETGSLLSLKKNIKGIVIPSEEHAETLYPLDFEEFYWAIGNTVSLGQMHDAFMMKRPMGEAVHRRWMRDLRLYMLVGGMPQAVEAYLQSNDMSAVDEVKRGILEIYESDFFRIDPSGRASKIFSAIPAQLNSNASRYQFGKTIKRQSSDKTKELIAEIESSKTVTIAHHANDPQVGMGMFADFNVYKMFLADTGLFVTLAFKDKLYTENEIYRKLLSDKLESNMGYVYENLVAQMLKTKGYEVFYYTFPTENKHNYEIDFLLTKGKKIVPIEVKSSGYKTHKSLDMFCEKFSSRIGERILLYTKDYQKDGPVTCLPIYYTPFL, encoded by the coding sequence ATGATCTTTAAACGTAAGATGTATGCAACCATGCTCCAGTGGAAAAATAAGCGTCCCGGAAAAACGGCCTTGCTATTGAAAGGGGCTCGCCGTGTTGGCAAATCTACTCTGGTGGAAGAATTCGCGAAAAGGGAGTATAAATCCTACATTCTAGTGGATTTTTCAAGAAAATCCAAGGAAATCGACGACCTTTTTAGCAACATGATGGATTTGGACTTTTTCTTCTTGCGTCTGCAGAACATTTTCGGGGTATCTTTGCACAAGCGTGAATCCGTCATTATTTTTGATGAAGTGCAGATGCAGCCTCTGGCAAGGCAGGCTATAAAGCATTTGGTGAAGGATGGTCGTTACGACTATATCGAAACCGGCTCCCTATTGTCGCTGAAGAAAAACATCAAGGGAATTGTAATCCCGAGTGAAGAACATGCCGAAACGCTTTATCCCCTTGATTTCGAAGAATTCTACTGGGCTATCGGAAACACGGTATCTCTTGGACAGATGCATGACGCTTTCATGATGAAGCGGCCTATGGGCGAGGCAGTGCATCGTCGCTGGATGCGAGACCTCCGACTCTATATGCTGGTTGGGGGTATGCCACAAGCGGTAGAAGCTTATCTTCAATCGAATGACATGAGTGCGGTGGATGAAGTCAAACGTGGAATTCTTGAAATTTATGAATCGGATTTTTTCCGTATTGATCCGTCTGGCCGTGCGTCCAAAATTTTTTCGGCAATCCCAGCCCAGTTGAATAGCAACGCATCGAGATATCAGTTCGGAAAGACTATCAAACGACAAAGTTCAGATAAGACCAAAGAGCTGATTGCAGAAATAGAAAGTAGTAAGACGGTGACAATCGCTCATCACGCGAACGACCCTCAAGTAGGCATGGGAATGTTCGCTGATTTCAACGTTTACAAGATGTTTCTTGCGGATACAGGCCTGTTTGTAACTCTCGCTTTTAAGGATAAATTATATACGGAAAACGAAATTTATAGAAAACTACTTTCAGATAAGTTAGAGTCCAATATGGGCTATGTCTATGAAAACCTTGTTGCACAGATGTTGAAAACGAAGGGCTACGAAGTCTTCTATTACACATTCCCTACGGAAAATAAGCACAATTACGAAATTGATTTTCTTCTTACCAAGGGCAAGAAGATTGTTCCTATCGAAGTAAAATCGTCCGGTTACAAGACTCATAAATCCCTTGATATGTTCTGCGAAAAGTTTTCGTCGCGGATTGGCGAAAGAATTTTGCTTTATACGAAGGATTATCAAAAAGATGGTCCCGTAACATGCCTTCCCATTTATTACACACCTTTTCTCTAG
- a CDS encoding site-specific DNA-methyltransferase, with product MEKATMHSLDMVNENIKKIGCLFPECITETVDENGNVKAAIDFEKLQENLSHATIGEGEERYQFTWPGKREAIHNANAPTNMTLRPCKAESVDFDNTENLYIEGDNLEVLKLLQENYLGKVKMIYIDPPYNTGNDFVYNDDFKEDTESFQSKSGMYDEDGNMLLQNFEKNTESNGRFHTDWLNMMYPRLKIARNLLSDDGVIFISIDDNEQENLKKICDEIFGEQNFLNNFVWLNKPEGRQISGVGAAGTHEYILLYSKNNTKQTVYNLSANWLQQIMPSSYNGINADIKTDAKGAYIITHELYNGNSKFNEETRPTLVFDIYYRETDGDIKIEAVSETHIHSGYVKIPPHPCNDGVHKYHAYRWSKEKILRESNDLEFIKKDNSFKIYSKRRDFDYTAVKDIITDIYTTNGNKNIRDLEIKGFDYPKSVELLIFLMKMVTTFYQDEEGESVKKVNNSIILDFFSGSATTAHAVMQLNAEDGGKRKFICVQLPEATAEDSEAYKAGYKNICEIGKERIRRAGNKIKEEFGEKAKDLDIGFRVLKLADSNMKDVYYSPAETDSADIFDVNNVKEDRTPLDLLFQVMPECNLPLSSKIEERTIEGKTVYFVNGNYLVACFDEGITEKLIKAVIDVPDSEKPYYFYMRNLGLESDKVLDNFEQLFVHYSPTTKRKVI from the coding sequence AAAAATTGCAGGAAAACCTGAGCCATGCCACCATTGGCGAAGGTGAAGAACGCTACCAGTTTACTTGGCCCGGCAAGCGCGAGGCTATCCACAATGCGAATGCCCCCACCAACATGACGCTGCGCCCCTGCAAAGCGGAATCTGTAGATTTCGACAACACGGAAAACCTTTACATCGAAGGCGACAACCTTGAAGTTCTCAAGCTGCTCCAGGAAAATTATTTGGGCAAGGTCAAGATGATTTACATTGACCCGCCTTACAATACGGGCAACGACTTCGTGTATAATGATGACTTCAAGGAAGATACGGAATCATTTCAGTCCAAGAGCGGAATGTATGACGAAGACGGAAACATGCTTTTGCAGAACTTCGAGAAAAATACCGAAAGCAATGGCCGTTTCCATACCGACTGGCTGAACATGATGTATCCGCGTCTGAAGATTGCAAGGAATTTGCTGAGTGATGACGGGGTGATATTTATTTCCATTGATGATAATGAACAGGAAAATTTGAAGAAAATATGTGATGAAATATTTGGGGAACAGAATTTTCTAAATAATTTTGTTTGGCTGAATAAACCAGAAGGACGTCAAATCTCGGGAGTTGGTGCTGCTGGTACACATGAATATATTTTGCTTTACTCAAAAAATAATACGAAACAGACTGTTTATAATTTAAGTGCTAATTGGTTGCAACAAATAATGCCATCTTCTTATAATGGGATTAATGCGGATATAAAAACCGATGCAAAGGGAGCCTATATAATAACACATGAATTGTATAATGGAAATTCTAAATTTAATGAAGAAACTCGTCCAACACTTGTATTTGATATTTATTATAGAGAAACGGATGGAGATATAAAAATAGAAGCTGTTTCTGAAACTCATATACACAGCGGATATGTTAAAATTCCACCTCATCCATGTAATGATGGCGTTCATAAATATCACGCTTATCGTTGGAGTAAAGAAAAAATACTTCGAGAGTCAAATGATTTGGAATTTATAAAAAAAGATAATTCGTTTAAAATTTATTCTAAAAGACGTGATTTTGATTATACAGCTGTTAAAGATATCATCACGGATATTTATACTACAAACGGAAATAAAAATATAAGAGATTTAGAAATAAAAGGATTTGATTACCCAAAGTCTGTTGAATTGTTGATTTTTTTGATGAAAATGGTTACCACTTTTTATCAAGATGAAGAAGGCGAAAGTGTAAAAAAAGTGAACAATTCAATTATTCTCGACTTCTTCTCCGGCTCTGCTACAACCGCCCACGCTGTAATGCAACTCAATGCCGAAGATGGTGGCAAACGCAAATTTATCTGCGTTCAGCTCCCCGAAGCGACTGCGGAAGATTCCGAGGCCTATAAGGCCGGCTACAAGAACATCTGTGAAATTGGCAAGGAACGCATCCGCCGTGCAGGTAATAAAATCAAGGAAGAATTTGGCGAAAAGGCGAAGGACCTCGACATCGGTTTCCGTGTGTTAAAACTTGCCGATAGCAACATGAAGGACGTATATTACAGCCCTGCAGAAACAGATTCCGCAGACATTTTTGACGTAAACAACGTCAAGGAAGACCGCACTCCGCTCGACTTACTTTTCCAGGTAATGCCCGAATGCAACCTGCCGCTCTCCAGCAAGATTGAAGAACGCACCATCGAGGGCAAGACGGTCTATTTCGTGAACGGCAATTACCTTGTTGCCTGTTTTGACGAAGGAATCACCGAAAAACTCATCAAAGCGGTCATTGACGTTCCCGATAGCGAAAAACCTTACTATTTCTATATGCGTAATCTCGGTCTCGAAAGCGACAAGGTTCTCGACAACTTCGAACAACTCTTTGTCCACTACAGCCCTACCACCAAACGCAAGGTTATCTAG